A window of Daphnia pulicaria isolate SC F1-1A chromosome 10, SC_F0-13Bv2, whole genome shotgun sequence contains these coding sequences:
- the LOC124314025 gene encoding photoreceptor-specific nuclear receptor-like isoform X1 — translation MDRNNQNESRDGSDGDSPIHPIQDVLGNSRRDYERQHPVSRTPSPCLSTTSTSTSSCDMDQQQRHCDKLLGNGQPQQPQHAHNYVSLYGPQSTASSSATGYPPLPFPIPVLGGSFQLPMPMSYAMGTTGKTSHHSHHPQYPNGVTVSTSGGITTPSNSGSSNSNITTVSTMGVPSRPVENNGASSKNAIPGLTCLVCGDSSSGKHYGILACNGCSGFFKRSVRRRLIYRCQAGSGHCVIDKAHRNQCQACRLKKCLQMGMNKDAVQNERQPRNSATLRPEILAEMDHERIIREAAAAVGAFGPPVSLAMGLASAAAHAHYVNGMVGGRGDGHHYPAAALHAAAAAAAAAASSAAAAQRAEIEREEIDRDRDWLTCPSYKGTSSGEGERTPSAVEDSPSPSAPPPRKLARIEGAFHQHFGVNQFRRSPSPQHIQQQSIPPPLPSSSLPSISHSQPPPLTPVVPGPMPPLSSIVSSGSAGWYQNENQQQHKQQQQQQQTSTATFLSTFQPQDNIYETAARLLFMAVKWAKSLPSFAGLPFRDQVILLEESWSELFLICAIQFCLPMDNNPLFSLAHFNQPHSATLGCGNGGGNNGGTNNKNSQQTGTDLRFLAELVTRFRVVAVDPAEFACLKAIILFKSETRGLKDPIQVENLQDQAQVMLNQHIRNQQPQRPARFGRLLLTLPLLRHVTAHRLEQLYFRHTIGSTPMEKVLCDMYKN, via the exons ATGGACAGAAATAACCAAA ATGAGTCTCGGGATGGTTCTGACGGCGATTCTCCGATCCATCCTATTCAAGATGTCCTGGGGAACAGCCGACGAGACTACGAGCGCCAGCATCCAGTGAGCCGGACTCCATCTCCGTGTCTGTCCACAACGTCGACGTCAACTTCGTCGTGCGACATGGATCAACAACAACGTCACTGCGATAAGCTGTTGGGAAACGGACAACCGCAACAACCGCAACACGCGCACAACTACGTTTCTCTTTACGGGCCTCAATCTACTGCGTCATCATCCGCAACCGGCTATCCGCCTCTTCCGTTCCCCATCCCAGTGCTGGGAGGATCCTTTCAGCTGCCGATGCCCATGTCCTACGCGATGGGAACGACTGGCAAGACCAGCCATCATTCCCATCATCCGCAGTATCCCAACGGAGTGACGGTCTCCACTAGTGGTGGCATCACGACTCCGAGtaacagcggcagcagcaacagcaacatcaCCACTGTCAGCACAATGGGAGTTCCGTCCAGGCCGGTCGAGAACAATGGAGCCAGCAGTAAGAATGCCATTCCCGGATTGACTTGTCTCGTCTGCGGCGATTCCAGCTCAGGAAAACATTACGGCATTTTAGCTTGCAATGGATGCAGCGGATTTTTTAAGCGGAGCGTTCGTCGCCGGCTCATCTACAG GTGTCAAGCTGGTAGCGGCCATTGTGTCATTGACAAAGCGCATCGCAACCAGTGCCAGGCATGTCGCCTGAAAAAATGTCTACAAATGGGAATGAACAAAGACG CTGTTCAAAACGAACGCCAGCCCCGTAACAGCGCCACTCTTCGACCGGAAATTCTGGCCGAAATGGATCACGAGAGGATCATTCGAGAAGCTGCCGCAGCTGTCGGAGCTTTCGG GCCTCCGGTTTCACTGGCCATGGGTCTTGCCTCGGCCGCTGCTCATGCGCATTACGTCAACGGGATGGTTGGTGGACGAGGAGATGGACATCATTATCCAGCTGCAGCTTTAcacgccgccgctgccgctgctgccgccgcagcctcttcagcagcagcggctCAACGTGCCGAGATTGAACGAGAAGAAATTGACCGTGACCGAG ATTGGTTGACTTGTCCCTCCTACAAAGGTACTTCGTCGGGAGAAGGTGAACGAACTCCTAGCGCCGTTGAAGACAGCCCATCTCCTTCCGCCCCTCCGCCCAGGAAATTGGCTCGCATTGAGGGAGCATTTCATCAGCATTTCGGCGTCAATCAGTTTCGTCGATCGCCGTCACCTCAGCACATCCAACAACAATCCATTCCTCCTCCCCTGCCATCATCATCCCTTCCTTCCATCTCACACTCACAACCACCGCCTCTTACCCCGGTTGTTCCAGGCCCAATGCCGCCCCTCTCTTCGATTGTTTCCAGCGGTAGCGCTGGATGGTATCAGAACGAAAATCAGCAGCAAcacaagcaacaacaacaacaacaacaaacatctACTGCGACATTCCTCTCCACTTTCCAACCGCAGGACAATATTTATGAAACAGCGGCACGCTTGCTCTTCATGGCTGTCAAGTGGGCTAAAAGTTTGCCCTCTTTTGCTGGACTACCTTTCCGCGATCAG GTCATTCTACTGGAAGAATCGTGGAGCGAATTATTCCTCATTTGCGCAATACAGTTCTGTTTACCAATGGACAACAATCCGCTGTTTTCGCTGGCCCACTTCAACCAGCCCCACTCGGCAACTTTAGGCTGTGGCAATGGCGGTGGAAATAACGGAggaaccaacaacaaaaattcacaGCAAACTGGGACTGATTTGCGCTTTCTGGCGGAGCTAGTTACGCGTTTCCGCGTGGTCGCTGTTGATCCAGCTGAATTTGCATGCCTCAAGGCTATCATCCTATTCAAGTCAGAAACCCGTGGACTGAAG GATCCCATACAAGTTGAGAATCTACAGGATCAGGCGCAAGTGATGCTAAATCAACACATCCGCAATCAGCAACCGCAGCGGCCTGCTCGTTTCGGTCGACTTCTTCTCACACTTCCTCTGCTTCGTCACGTTACAGCCCACCGATTGGAACAGTTGTATTTTCGCCACACCATCGGCTCCACTCCCATGGAAAAGGTTCTCTGCGATAtgtacaaaaattaa
- the LOC124314025 gene encoding photoreceptor-specific nuclear receptor-like isoform X2: MDRNNQNESRDGSDGDSPIHPIQDVLGNSRRDYERQHPVSRTPSPCLSTTSTSTSSCDMDQQQRHCDKLLGNGQPQQPQHAHNYVSLYGPQSTASSSATGYPPLPFPIPVLGGSFQLPMPMSYAMGTTGKTSHHSHHPQYPNGVTVSTSGGITTPSNSGSSNSNITTVSTMGVPSRPVENNGASSKNAIPGLTCLVCGDSSSGKHYGILACNGCSGFFKRSVRRRLIYRCQAGSGHCVIDKAHRNQCQACRLKKCLQMGMNKDAVQNERQPRNSATLRPEILAEMDHERIIREAAAAVGAFGPPVSLAMGLASAAAHAHYVNGMVGGRGDGHHYPAAALHAAAAAAAAAASSAAAAQRAEIEREEIDRDRGTSSGEGERTPSAVEDSPSPSAPPPRKLARIEGAFHQHFGVNQFRRSPSPQHIQQQSIPPPLPSSSLPSISHSQPPPLTPVVPGPMPPLSSIVSSGSAGWYQNENQQQHKQQQQQQQTSTATFLSTFQPQDNIYETAARLLFMAVKWAKSLPSFAGLPFRDQVILLEESWSELFLICAIQFCLPMDNNPLFSLAHFNQPHSATLGCGNGGGNNGGTNNKNSQQTGTDLRFLAELVTRFRVVAVDPAEFACLKAIILFKSETRGLKDPIQVENLQDQAQVMLNQHIRNQQPQRPARFGRLLLTLPLLRHVTAHRLEQLYFRHTIGSTPMEKVLCDMYKN, from the exons ATGGACAGAAATAACCAAA ATGAGTCTCGGGATGGTTCTGACGGCGATTCTCCGATCCATCCTATTCAAGATGTCCTGGGGAACAGCCGACGAGACTACGAGCGCCAGCATCCAGTGAGCCGGACTCCATCTCCGTGTCTGTCCACAACGTCGACGTCAACTTCGTCGTGCGACATGGATCAACAACAACGTCACTGCGATAAGCTGTTGGGAAACGGACAACCGCAACAACCGCAACACGCGCACAACTACGTTTCTCTTTACGGGCCTCAATCTACTGCGTCATCATCCGCAACCGGCTATCCGCCTCTTCCGTTCCCCATCCCAGTGCTGGGAGGATCCTTTCAGCTGCCGATGCCCATGTCCTACGCGATGGGAACGACTGGCAAGACCAGCCATCATTCCCATCATCCGCAGTATCCCAACGGAGTGACGGTCTCCACTAGTGGTGGCATCACGACTCCGAGtaacagcggcagcagcaacagcaacatcaCCACTGTCAGCACAATGGGAGTTCCGTCCAGGCCGGTCGAGAACAATGGAGCCAGCAGTAAGAATGCCATTCCCGGATTGACTTGTCTCGTCTGCGGCGATTCCAGCTCAGGAAAACATTACGGCATTTTAGCTTGCAATGGATGCAGCGGATTTTTTAAGCGGAGCGTTCGTCGCCGGCTCATCTACAG GTGTCAAGCTGGTAGCGGCCATTGTGTCATTGACAAAGCGCATCGCAACCAGTGCCAGGCATGTCGCCTGAAAAAATGTCTACAAATGGGAATGAACAAAGACG CTGTTCAAAACGAACGCCAGCCCCGTAACAGCGCCACTCTTCGACCGGAAATTCTGGCCGAAATGGATCACGAGAGGATCATTCGAGAAGCTGCCGCAGCTGTCGGAGCTTTCGG GCCTCCGGTTTCACTGGCCATGGGTCTTGCCTCGGCCGCTGCTCATGCGCATTACGTCAACGGGATGGTTGGTGGACGAGGAGATGGACATCATTATCCAGCTGCAGCTTTAcacgccgccgctgccgctgctgccgccgcagcctcttcagcagcagcggctCAACGTGCCGAGATTGAACGAGAAGAAATTGACCGTGACCGAG GTACTTCGTCGGGAGAAGGTGAACGAACTCCTAGCGCCGTTGAAGACAGCCCATCTCCTTCCGCCCCTCCGCCCAGGAAATTGGCTCGCATTGAGGGAGCATTTCATCAGCATTTCGGCGTCAATCAGTTTCGTCGATCGCCGTCACCTCAGCACATCCAACAACAATCCATTCCTCCTCCCCTGCCATCATCATCCCTTCCTTCCATCTCACACTCACAACCACCGCCTCTTACCCCGGTTGTTCCAGGCCCAATGCCGCCCCTCTCTTCGATTGTTTCCAGCGGTAGCGCTGGATGGTATCAGAACGAAAATCAGCAGCAAcacaagcaacaacaacaacaacaacaaacatctACTGCGACATTCCTCTCCACTTTCCAACCGCAGGACAATATTTATGAAACAGCGGCACGCTTGCTCTTCATGGCTGTCAAGTGGGCTAAAAGTTTGCCCTCTTTTGCTGGACTACCTTTCCGCGATCAG GTCATTCTACTGGAAGAATCGTGGAGCGAATTATTCCTCATTTGCGCAATACAGTTCTGTTTACCAATGGACAACAATCCGCTGTTTTCGCTGGCCCACTTCAACCAGCCCCACTCGGCAACTTTAGGCTGTGGCAATGGCGGTGGAAATAACGGAggaaccaacaacaaaaattcacaGCAAACTGGGACTGATTTGCGCTTTCTGGCGGAGCTAGTTACGCGTTTCCGCGTGGTCGCTGTTGATCCAGCTGAATTTGCATGCCTCAAGGCTATCATCCTATTCAAGTCAGAAACCCGTGGACTGAAG GATCCCATACAAGTTGAGAATCTACAGGATCAGGCGCAAGTGATGCTAAATCAACACATCCGCAATCAGCAACCGCAGCGGCCTGCTCGTTTCGGTCGACTTCTTCTCACACTTCCTCTGCTTCGTCACGTTACAGCCCACCGATTGGAACAGTTGTATTTTCGCCACACCATCGGCTCCACTCCCATGGAAAAGGTTCTCTGCGATAtgtacaaaaattaa